A window of the Virgibacillus pantothenticus genome harbors these coding sequences:
- a CDS encoding PTS mannose/fructose/sorbose/N-acetylgalactosamine transporter subunit IIC has translation MILQAILLGIVAFIAQSEYALGTSLLSRPIVTGLLVGIVLGDIKTGIIMGATLELAFIGSFSVGASIPPDVVTGGILGTAFAITAGAGTETALLLGVPIATLTLILKNVYLGLLIPMMNHKADTYAAIGDYKGVERMHLTAGFGLSFMLALVVAISYSVGNNAVQSLLNMIPDFVQHGLTVATGIIPALGFAMLARLLINKTVAPYFFLGFIIVAYLDIPITGIAVFGAILAVIVVNIMNYRTNSVQAVQTTSGEVIDDDEDF, from the coding sequence ATGATTTTACAAGCAATCCTTCTTGGGATCGTAGCATTTATCGCTCAATCTGAATATGCTTTGGGAACTTCATTGTTATCACGTCCAATTGTTACAGGTTTACTGGTTGGAATTGTACTCGGGGATATTAAAACAGGGATTATAATGGGAGCGACTTTGGAATTAGCTTTTATTGGTTCGTTCTCAGTAGGAGCATCTATTCCGCCTGATGTTGTAACTGGAGGAATTCTTGGAACAGCATTTGCTATTACAGCCGGTGCAGGAACGGAAACAGCATTATTACTGGGAGTACCCATTGCTACATTAACTTTAATTTTAAAAAATGTCTATTTAGGATTATTAATCCCGATGATGAACCATAAAGCAGACACTTATGCTGCGATAGGAGATTATAAAGGGGTTGAACGAATGCACCTGACAGCAGGATTTGGACTTTCATTCATGTTGGCGTTAGTAGTAGCCATTTCTTATTCTGTAGGAAATAACGCTGTTCAGTCACTCTTAAATATGATACCAGACTTTGTACAACATGGATTAACTGTTGCGACAGGTATTATTCCTGCATTAGGGTTTGCAATGTTGGCTCGATTACTAATTAATAAAACCGTCGCCCCTTACTTCTTTTTAGGGTTTATTATAGTAGCTTATTTAGATATCCCTATTACTGGAATTGCTGTGTTTGGAGCTATTTTAGCAGTTATCGTCGTAAATATCATGAATTATAGAACAAATAGTGTACAAGCTGTTCAGACAACAAGTGGGGAGGTTATTGATGATGACGAAGACTTCTGA
- a CDS encoding hydantoinase B/oxoprolinase family protein — protein MAIQETKVDPFTLEIVKDSLLAIGDEMFIALAKTSMSPIIYEVLDYASGLTDSKGQLLTQGNGVTGFIGMLSFMVKQSLEKYGDENKLKPGDIIIVNDPYGGGGSHLSDVGLVMPIFYEGEIIAFSANKAHWTEVGGKDPGSFTNDSRDIFQEGLQFPSVKLFDGGVLNEGLVEIIRANVRFPDLSLGDMWAQVAALKTGERRVQETCEKYGKDVILSAIDSHLNHGEIISRQELAKLPKGTFSAEGFVETDGIGNGPFPIKVEVTITEKDFICDFRGSSPQVPGPVNCSFTGLASAVRTIFLAVTNPDQDVNDGVFRPLKIVVDEGSIMSAQRPAPTSNYFETMLACTDLIWKALAPHIPHRLAAAHLLSVCSVTLSGRHQETNEPFLIVEPSVGGWGGADGQDGASGQFCILDGETYNVPVEVAETRYGVMLDEYSLRMDGTGAGEYIGGKGVIRSYRALTDGQEATITYGRNKHRLWGIDGGMEGSVNKFYIHKETGEIDGPYGVYSRYELKKNDVLKLMTATGGGYGNPLNRPAKQVARDVKNEYYTVEEAKVFFGVEVDPITFDYKELAARN, from the coding sequence ATGGCAATTCAGGAAACAAAAGTTGATCCATTTACATTAGAAATAGTAAAAGACTCATTGTTAGCCATAGGTGATGAAATGTTCATCGCATTAGCTAAAACATCTATGAGTCCTATCATCTATGAAGTGCTGGATTATGCTAGTGGACTCACTGATTCGAAAGGGCAATTACTCACACAAGGGAATGGCGTGACTGGATTTATTGGAATGCTTTCTTTTATGGTAAAGCAGTCACTAGAGAAATATGGAGATGAAAATAAATTAAAGCCCGGAGATATCATTATTGTAAATGACCCCTATGGGGGCGGCGGCTCCCATCTATCAGATGTCGGTTTAGTCATGCCAATTTTTTATGAAGGAGAAATCATTGCCTTCTCAGCGAACAAAGCCCACTGGACGGAGGTTGGAGGAAAAGATCCTGGATCGTTTACGAATGATTCTCGTGATATCTTTCAAGAAGGATTGCAATTTCCATCTGTTAAGTTATTTGACGGTGGCGTGTTGAATGAAGGATTAGTAGAGATTATCCGTGCCAATGTTCGTTTTCCTGATTTGTCATTAGGTGACATGTGGGCACAAGTTGCAGCACTCAAAACAGGGGAAAGACGTGTACAGGAAACATGTGAAAAGTATGGGAAGGACGTTATCCTTTCTGCTATCGACAGCCACTTAAATCACGGGGAAATTATCTCAAGGCAAGAACTTGCAAAATTGCCAAAGGGAACTTTTTCGGCAGAAGGATTTGTTGAAACGGATGGCATTGGAAATGGTCCTTTTCCAATAAAAGTAGAAGTTACGATAACAGAGAAGGATTTTATATGTGACTTTCGAGGGAGTAGCCCACAGGTTCCTGGACCAGTTAATTGTTCCTTTACAGGACTTGCATCAGCTGTAAGAACGATATTTTTGGCAGTTACAAATCCAGATCAAGATGTAAATGATGGTGTATTTCGTCCATTAAAAATAGTAGTTGACGAAGGATCAATTATGTCAGCTCAACGTCCTGCGCCTACGTCTAATTATTTTGAAACGATGCTAGCGTGTACGGATTTAATCTGGAAGGCGTTGGCTCCACACATTCCACATAGATTGGCAGCAGCACACTTATTATCTGTTTGCTCTGTTACGCTATCAGGTAGACATCAAGAAACGAATGAACCGTTTTTAATTGTAGAACCGTCTGTAGGCGGATGGGGCGGTGCTGATGGTCAAGATGGAGCCAGCGGTCAATTCTGTATACTAGATGGGGAAACCTATAATGTACCTGTTGAAGTTGCCGAAACACGGTATGGTGTAATGCTGGATGAATATAGCCTACGTATGGACGGAACAGGTGCTGGTGAATATATCGGAGGAAAAGGAGTTATTCGTTCTTATCGAGCTTTAACAGATGGACAAGAAGCTACGATTACCTATGGTCGAAATAAGCACCGCCTCTGGGGAATAGATGGAGGAATGGAAGGATCCGTAAATAAATTTTATATTCATAAAGAAACCGGAGAAATAGATGGTCCTTATGGGGTTTATTCACGGTATGAGCTAAAGAAAAATGACGTTCTTAAATTAATGACAGCTACTGGCGGTGGGTATGGAAATCCATTGAATCGCCCAGCTAAGCAAGTAGCTAGAGATGTGAAAAATGAGTATTATACGGTAGAAGAAGCTAAAGTATTCTTTGGTGTTGAGGTAGATCCGATAACATTCGATTATAAAGAACTAGCTGCAAGAAATTAA
- a CDS encoding hydantoinase/oxoprolinase family protein, whose translation MRVATDIGGTFTDLVYVDQNGQMKVAKSHTTPPNFEKGVIDVLEKSGIDKEAIATFIHGTTVIINALTERKGAKTGLITTKGFRDILEIARGNRPDLFNIRYKKPEPFIERYLRKEVDERVNYKGEIVTPLYTEQIREMVGFFKREKVEAIAVVYLHSYANPQHEKLTVQLIKDLWPDVAVSASHEVIQERREYERTNTTALNAYVQPTATSYINKLYNELTEHHTNSQNFIMQSNGGTTTFEEAKKVPINMVESGPVAGIYGAAVLGKLIGEENIIGFDIGGTTAKCSLVEGGEVKVSTEYYIERNDRNAGYPIKTPVVDIVEIGNGGGSIAWLDEADALKVGPKSAGAVPGPVSYGQGGTHPTTTDANVLTGRLSAKNFDYDVDVSMVRKVIQEKIGNPLHMSAEEAALGIIRIANSNMLNALKLISVRKGHHPEEFTLVAFGGGGSMHAPALAKELGVKKVVIPIASPVFSAWGMLMSDLRHDYIKTYIKRLENLDLSAIMTQWHEIEKEAYEQFKNEGISKADVIFNRFVDMRYLGQEHTVKVPVLNGDWTKEQLQEIIESFHQLHEHHYTFRLDGTEMEFVNIHVTAFGKVVKPNIQKIKRNTTLEDAKLETRDVYFENPKGWIQTVVYQRELLPINQIIHGPVIVEEKAAVTVIYEGQTLKVDDYGNLIIETRER comes from the coding sequence ATGAGAGTTGCAACTGATATTGGAGGTACCTTTACGGATTTAGTTTACGTCGATCAGAATGGGCAAATGAAGGTAGCTAAAAGTCATACGACGCCTCCAAATTTTGAAAAAGGGGTAATAGATGTACTTGAAAAAAGTGGTATTGATAAAGAAGCAATCGCCACATTTATCCATGGTACAACCGTAATAATTAATGCACTTACAGAAAGAAAAGGTGCAAAAACGGGGCTTATCACGACAAAAGGATTTCGGGATATATTAGAAATTGCTCGAGGAAATCGTCCTGATTTATTTAATATTCGATATAAAAAGCCAGAACCATTTATTGAACGTTATCTCAGAAAAGAGGTGGATGAGCGGGTTAACTATAAGGGTGAAATTGTAACTCCACTTTATACGGAACAGATAAGAGAAATGGTTGGCTTCTTTAAACGAGAAAAAGTAGAAGCGATTGCTGTCGTGTATTTACACTCTTATGCGAATCCACAGCACGAGAAATTAACCGTTCAATTGATTAAAGACTTATGGCCTGATGTAGCGGTATCAGCTTCGCATGAAGTAATTCAGGAACGGCGGGAATATGAGCGGACGAATACAACAGCATTAAATGCATATGTTCAGCCAACAGCAACCTCGTATATTAATAAACTATATAATGAGCTAACGGAGCATCATACAAACAGCCAAAATTTTATTATGCAATCGAATGGTGGAACCACGACATTTGAAGAAGCGAAAAAGGTTCCCATTAATATGGTTGAATCTGGTCCCGTAGCAGGAATTTATGGCGCTGCAGTACTTGGAAAATTAATTGGAGAAGAAAACATAATAGGATTTGATATTGGTGGGACAACGGCAAAATGTTCCCTAGTTGAAGGGGGAGAAGTGAAGGTTTCCACAGAATACTATATTGAAAGGAATGATCGTAATGCAGGCTATCCAATTAAGACACCAGTAGTAGATATTGTGGAAATAGGTAATGGTGGAGGATCCATTGCTTGGTTAGACGAAGCTGATGCTTTAAAAGTCGGACCTAAATCTGCAGGAGCTGTACCTGGTCCAGTATCTTATGGGCAAGGTGGAACACATCCGACCACGACGGATGCTAACGTATTAACTGGTAGATTATCGGCAAAGAATTTTGATTATGATGTAGACGTATCGATGGTAAGAAAAGTGATACAAGAAAAGATAGGAAATCCGCTTCATATGTCTGCGGAAGAGGCAGCATTGGGAATTATTCGAATAGCTAATTCCAATATGCTAAATGCACTAAAATTAATATCCGTACGAAAAGGTCATCATCCAGAAGAGTTTACTTTAGTTGCTTTTGGTGGCGGTGGTTCTATGCATGCGCCTGCGCTTGCCAAGGAATTAGGAGTGAAAAAAGTTGTCATCCCGATTGCATCGCCTGTGTTCTCTGCGTGGGGAATGTTAATGAGCGATTTACGTCATGATTATATAAAAACGTATATTAAACGATTAGAAAACCTTGATTTATCCGCAATAATGACACAGTGGCATGAAATAGAAAAAGAAGCATATGAACAATTTAAAAATGAAGGGATTTCTAAAGCGGATGTTATTTTTAATCGCTTTGTAGATATGCGCTACTTAGGGCAAGAACATACTGTAAAAGTTCCTGTTCTTAATGGAGATTGGACCAAGGAGCAATTACAAGAAATTATCGAGAGCTTTCATCAGTTACATGAACATCATTATACGTTTAGATTAGATGGAACAGAAATGGAATTTGTTAATATACATGTTACGGCTTTTGGTAAAGTTGTTAAACCAAATATTCAAAAGATAAAACGGAATACAACGTTAGAAGATGCAAAGTTAGAAACAAGAGATGTTTATTTTGAAAATCCGAAGGGCTGGATTCAAACGGTTGTATACCAACGCGAACTGCTACCAATAAATCAAATTATTCATGGACCTGTCATTGTAGAGGAAAAAGCAGCCGTTACCGTTATTTATGAAGGCCAAACACTTAAGGTGGATGATTACGGAAATTTAATTATCGAAACGAGGGAGAGATAA
- a CDS encoding PTS sugar transporter subunit IIB, producing the protein MIKLLRVDHRLLHGQVAFSWTQNLGVDCILIANDDVPQNEIRKTTIKLAKPQGVKLVIKNIDNSIEALKSGVTDKYKLFIIVESVEDAYKLAKAYPEIKHINLGGMKVRKGTRNISKAINITAEEESLVKELIDGGVEVEIRQIPTDKKMEALDAF; encoded by the coding sequence ATGATTAAATTATTGCGAGTGGATCACCGCCTTTTACATGGTCAAGTAGCATTTTCCTGGACTCAAAATCTAGGAGTTGATTGTATTTTGATTGCAAATGATGATGTACCCCAAAATGAAATTAGAAAAACTACTATTAAACTAGCAAAGCCACAGGGGGTGAAATTGGTTATAAAAAATATTGACAATTCTATTGAAGCTTTGAAGAGTGGAGTAACTGATAAATACAAATTATTTATTATAGTTGAATCTGTTGAGGATGCCTATAAATTGGCAAAAGCCTATCCAGAGATTAAGCACATTAATTTAGGAGGTATGAAAGTACGTAAGGGTACAAGAAACATTTCAAAGGCAATCAATATTACAGCAGAGGAAGAATCCTTAGTTAAAGAATTGATAGACGGAGGAGTAGAGGTAGAAATCAGACAAATACCAACAGATAAGAAAATGGAAGCTTTAGACGCTTTTTAA
- a CDS encoding glutamine--fructose-6-phosphate aminotransferase — MVCMLDYIYEEQVTLEKILKEFNYNFEELKDITHCLILATGSSYNASLAAKFYMESTAGIYIDIQEPFNFLHYGMVDPKFDLVIAVSQSGKSTSTIYAIEKIAKSQKIKTIALTSNSESPITKVVNATFNLNMGIEKVGFVTKGYSATVLNLMLLSLTIAFQSKRINELNMENYLTDFREVIGNIDKVIDKTEEFFDNKKDALINDQRFIAIGYGPNWGTAKEAETKFTETIRKPSQGFELEAYMHGPYLEANKMHSLFFIETDGEVLSRSEALRTYMINHVKTCYVITTKASHEKDVLGLDVKIDEKVSPLLLVIPFQYLAYQVASLQGIDLEKRIFDDFDQVLQSKI; from the coding sequence ATGGTATGCATGTTGGATTATATTTATGAGGAGCAAGTAACGTTAGAAAAGATTTTGAAAGAGTTTAACTATAATTTTGAAGAGCTAAAAGATATTACACATTGCCTTATTTTAGCGACAGGTTCCTCCTATAATGCAAGCCTAGCAGCAAAATTTTATATGGAATCTACTGCCGGAATATATATAGATATACAAGAACCATTCAACTTTTTGCATTACGGTATGGTGGATCCAAAATTTGATTTAGTTATCGCTGTTTCGCAAAGTGGAAAAAGTACGTCAACGATTTACGCTATAGAAAAGATAGCGAAATCTCAAAAAATAAAAACCATCGCGTTAACTAGTAATAGCGAAAGTCCGATTACAAAAGTTGTTAATGCCACCTTTAATCTTAATATGGGCATTGAAAAAGTTGGCTTTGTAACGAAAGGGTATTCAGCAACAGTATTAAACTTAATGTTGTTATCTTTAACTATAGCTTTTCAGTCAAAGCGAATCAATGAACTGAACATGGAAAATTATTTAACGGACTTTCGTGAAGTTATCGGTAATATTGATAAGGTTATCGATAAAACAGAGGAATTTTTTGATAATAAAAAGGATGCTTTAATAAATGATCAACGTTTTATCGCTATTGGTTATGGACCAAACTGGGGAACAGCAAAAGAAGCTGAAACAAAATTTACAGAAACGATTAGGAAGCCATCTCAAGGTTTTGAGTTAGAGGCCTATATGCATGGCCCTTATTTAGAAGCAAATAAAATGCATAGTTTGTTTTTTATTGAAACAGATGGTGAAGTCTTGTCTCGTTCAGAGGCTTTACGAACGTATATGATAAACCACGTCAAAACATGTTATGTTATTACGACTAAAGCTTCACATGAAAAAGATGTATTAGGGTTAGACGTGAAAATAGATGAGAAGGTAAGCCCTTTACTATTAGTTATACCATTTCAATATTTAGCTTATCAAGTTGCTTCATTACAAGGGATTGATTTAGAAAAACGAATATTTGATGATTTTGATCAAGTACTACAAAGTAAAATTTAA
- a CDS encoding helix-turn-helix domain-containing protein, translated as MENLHKKIKNLRLEKEMTLKDLSEVTGLSVSFLSQIERGSSSLAITSLKKISDAFQINMASFFEEIENHNYALHKDEQKPFTIEGSGVKHVRLAGKFPERKLEPMLVTLPPKQPFIEKYSHPGEEFYFVLKGMVVFRVEGMEYILSEGDTIHFPSEKVHEWKNPTEESSTLLSVLTPVIF; from the coding sequence ATGGAGAATTTGCATAAGAAAATAAAGAATTTACGATTAGAGAAAGAAATGACATTAAAAGATTTAAGTGAAGTAACAGGACTTTCCGTGAGCTTTTTGTCTCAAATTGAACGAGGTTCTTCATCCCTAGCTATTACTTCATTAAAGAAAATATCCGATGCTTTTCAAATAAACATGGCTTCATTTTTTGAGGAGATTGAAAATCATAATTATGCATTACATAAGGATGAACAAAAACCGTTTACAATCGAAGGCTCAGGTGTAAAGCATGTCCGCCTAGCGGGGAAATTTCCAGAAAGAAAATTGGAACCGATGCTGGTAACATTACCTCCTAAACAACCATTCATTGAAAAGTATAGTCATCCTGGAGAAGAATTTTATTTTGTTTTAAAAGGAATGGTTGTTTTTAGAGTGGAAGGAATGGAATATATTTTGAGTGAAGGGGATACGATTCACTTTCCTTCAGAAAAAGTACACGAATGGAAAAACCCTACTGAAGAATCATCAACGTTGTTAAGTGTTTTAACGCCTGTAATATTCTGA
- a CDS encoding cupin domain-containing protein → MKIKQRGFHQQGLKTLFEDNSETMNVTFGTVRIPPGECVPSEGLSSHLENEYSIILKGELQGESGGAPFEVKAKDATFIPAGEKHWAVNNSEETCEIVWLLVKEK, encoded by the coding sequence ATGAAAATAAAACAGCGAGGATTTCACCAACAAGGTTTGAAAACATTATTTGAAGATAATTCGGAGACGATGAATGTGACATTTGGAACAGTCCGCATTCCACCAGGAGAGTGTGTACCAAGTGAAGGATTGTCTAGTCATCTAGAAAATGAGTATTCCATTATTTTAAAAGGTGAACTACAAGGTGAAAGTGGGGGCGCACCGTTTGAAGTTAAAGCGAAGGATGCGACATTTATTCCAGCTGGGGAAAAGCATTGGGCAGTAAACAATAGTGAAGAAACGTGTGAAATTGTCTGGTTATTAGTAAAGGAAAAATAA
- a CDS encoding SIS domain-containing protein has translation MLKFDEEKQIESVNGAIALKSDIENMIDKVYDKGFDNIYYLGIGGTYASSMQAVTYINGKSSLPVFVQHAAEYYTTGNKRLTDKSIVILSSVTGTTQEVVKATKQIKELGATIIAFVDEPNTPLAEMGDYVISYPENEQLKFFMVADRFMYRNGEFDDYEAYYKELKEYLAAALVEVEKSADNFGLAFAEKHRHDAIHYFIGAGNQWGAVYSYAMCYWEEQSWLRSKSIHAAEFLHGTLEVIDETTPVTLFVGEDEQRELAQRVGNLLPRICGNYTIIDSKEYELPGISDKYRCRLSYFIMHAITQRIDAHVEKLNCHPLEIRRYYRQLDY, from the coding sequence ATGTTAAAATTCGATGAAGAAAAACAAATTGAAAGTGTGAATGGTGCTATAGCTTTAAAAAGCGATATCGAAAACATGATAGATAAAGTTTATGATAAAGGTTTTGACAATATTTATTATTTAGGCATTGGAGGTACATATGCTTCCAGTATGCAGGCGGTGACCTATATCAACGGAAAAAGTAGTCTACCCGTTTTTGTTCAACATGCTGCAGAGTATTATACAACTGGGAACAAAAGATTAACAGATAAATCTATCGTTATACTATCTTCAGTAACTGGGACGACTCAAGAGGTGGTTAAGGCAACGAAACAAATTAAAGAACTGGGTGCAACGATTATTGCGTTTGTAGATGAACCAAATACTCCCTTAGCAGAAATGGGTGATTATGTTATATCATATCCAGAAAATGAACAACTAAAATTCTTTATGGTTGCTGACCGTTTCATGTATCGTAATGGCGAATTTGATGATTATGAAGCTTATTATAAAGAGCTAAAAGAATATTTAGCTGCTGCTTTAGTAGAGGTAGAAAAATCAGCTGATAATTTTGGTCTTGCATTTGCTGAAAAGCATCGACATGATGCTATCCATTACTTTATTGGTGCTGGAAACCAATGGGGTGCAGTATATTCATATGCAATGTGTTATTGGGAAGAGCAAAGCTGGTTACGTTCAAAATCCATTCATGCAGCTGAATTTTTACATGGAACATTAGAGGTTATAGATGAAACCACTCCAGTAACTTTATTTGTTGGAGAAGACGAGCAGCGCGAATTAGCGCAGAGGGTGGGTAATTTATTGCCTCGAATTTGTGGCAATTATACAATTATAGATTCAAAAGAATATGAATTACCAGGAATTAGCGATAAATATCGTTGTCGATTATCGTACTTTATTATGCATGCAATAACGCAAAGAATAGATGCACATGTCGAAAAGTTAAATTGCCATCCCCTAGAAATTCGTCGTTATTATCGTCAACTAGATTATTAG
- a CDS encoding PTS sugar transporter subunit IIA yields MERILVLASHGEFASGILSSLELICGKKNNIVTLNAYLTANYDLATEVEKLMKENQSNELIVITDIFGGSVNNEFLKYIHTPNFYLASGMNLPWLIEIVTHFATAESIPQLIKSSLSNSKEMLQFCNETIQVEKEEEDF; encoded by the coding sequence ATGGAAAGAATCTTAGTTTTGGCAAGTCACGGGGAATTTGCTTCCGGAATCTTAAGTTCCCTAGAATTAATTTGCGGTAAAAAAAATAATATTGTAACTCTGAATGCTTATTTAACAGCAAATTATGACTTAGCCACGGAAGTAGAGAAATTAATGAAAGAAAATCAAAGTAATGAATTAATCGTGATCACAGATATATTTGGAGGCAGTGTAAATAATGAATTTTTGAAATATATTCATACTCCTAATTTCTACTTGGCATCAGGAATGAATTTACCTTGGTTAATTGAAATCGTAACTCACTTTGCAACAGCGGAATCCATTCCGCAATTGATCAAAAGTTCTTTAAGTAATTCAAAAGAAATGCTTCAATTTTGTAACGAAACAATCCAGGTCGAAAAGGAAGAAGAGGATTTTTGA
- a CDS encoding PTS system mannose/fructose/sorbose family transporter subunit IID: MTKTSDSKEKPLITKKDLNKVFWRSFQMEFSWNYERQMNMAYVYAMIPILKKLYQSKEEMASGLKRHLEFFNTTPHLVTLILGINAAMEEENRIDKNFDKKAIDSIKTSLMGPLAGIGDSFFWGTLRLIATGVGTSLALQGNILGPILFLLIFNVPHITLRYLFTGWGYKLGTGFLKKIQSSGLMHSLTLGAAIIGLIVVGAMTASMIDITIPLSIGSGEEAVKIQSILDDIFPKLLPLAAFGMVFYLLKKDVKPLTILGGMAVVGILGAWIGIF; the protein is encoded by the coding sequence ATGACGAAGACTTCTGATTCAAAAGAGAAACCATTGATAACTAAAAAGGATTTAAATAAAGTTTTTTGGCGTTCCTTCCAGATGGAGTTTTCCTGGAACTATGAGCGTCAAATGAATATGGCGTATGTTTACGCAATGATTCCGATTTTAAAGAAACTTTACCAGAGTAAAGAAGAAATGGCTTCAGGATTAAAACGCCATTTGGAATTCTTTAACACAACACCACATCTTGTAACATTGATTTTAGGTATTAATGCAGCTATGGAAGAAGAAAATCGTATCGATAAAAATTTTGATAAAAAAGCGATTGATAGCATAAAAACTTCTTTAATGGGACCGTTAGCGGGTATCGGAGATTCTTTCTTTTGGGGAACTTTACGTTTAATTGCTACAGGCGTGGGAACTTCACTTGCGCTACAAGGAAATATTCTAGGACCAATTTTATTTTTATTGATTTTTAACGTTCCACATATTACACTCCGTTATTTATTTACCGGCTGGGGATATAAGCTTGGTACTGGATTTTTAAAGAAAATTCAAAGTAGTGGGTTGATGCATAGCTTAACCTTAGGAGCAGCCATTATTGGATTAATAGTTGTTGGTGCAATGACTGCTTCCATGATTGATATTACTATTCCACTTTCAATAGGTAGTGGGGAAGAGGCAGTTAAAATTCAAAGCATTCTTGATGATATTTTTCCTAAATTATTGCCATTAGCCGCTTTTGGTATGGTTTTCTATTTATTGAAGAAAGATGTGAAACCTCTAACAATTCTAGGAGGAATGGCTGTTGTTGGAATATTAGGGGCTTGGATTGGCATTTTCTAA